The following are from one region of the Longimicrobiaceae bacterium genome:
- the nth gene encoding endonuclease III produces the protein MARPGKRSPKGRRPAGAGDPPAFAASAGEAPPRPDKRPFDIHEAMRRVAAAVEHYPKAALFELAELGHDTPFAQLVACILSIRTLDETMLPTALALFERARTPAEVAALGPEEIDRIIRSCTFHEGKSRQIHEIARTVAEEHGGELPCDEALMLGFRGVGPKCTNLVLGIACGAPKIGVDVHVHRVTNRWGYVSASTPERTMQALEEMLPEEYHVEINRLLVPFGKHVCTGRAPKCSACPVLDMCRQVGVTTHR, from the coding sequence CGAAGGGACGGAGGCCGGCGGGGGCAGGCGACCCGCCGGCCTTCGCCGCGTCCGCAGGCGAGGCCCCGCCGCGGCCGGACAAGCGCCCCTTCGACATCCACGAGGCGATGCGGCGCGTCGCCGCCGCCGTCGAGCACTACCCCAAGGCAGCGCTCTTCGAGCTGGCGGAGCTCGGGCACGACACGCCCTTTGCGCAGCTCGTCGCCTGCATCCTCTCCATCCGGACGCTGGACGAGACCATGCTCCCCACCGCGCTCGCCCTCTTCGAGCGCGCCCGCACCCCGGCGGAGGTGGCCGCCCTGGGGCCGGAGGAGATCGACCGGATCATCCGCTCCTGCACCTTCCACGAGGGGAAGTCGCGGCAGATCCACGAGATCGCCAGGACGGTCGCGGAGGAGCACGGGGGCGAGCTCCCCTGCGACGAAGCGCTGATGCTCGGCTTCCGCGGGGTGGGTCCCAAGTGCACGAACCTGGTGCTGGGGATCGCCTGCGGCGCGCCGAAGATCGGCGTGGACGTGCACGTGCACCGCGTGACCAACCGCTGGGGGTACGTGAGCGCTTCCACCCCCGAGCGGACGATGCAGGCGCTGGAGGAGATGCTCCCGGAGGAGTACCACGTGGAAATCAACCGCCTCCTGGTGCCGTTCGGGAAGCACGTCTGCACCGGGCGGGCACCGAAGTGCTCCGCCTGCCCCGTGC